The DNA window ACCTTATCCTATTGCAGCAAGAGTGATCAAGCAAGGGTGCTTTTATCAAGCAGATATTTTATTGCAACGGATAGAAAATGCACAAGATCTGACCAAAGTTTTACAGCAAGCACCACTGAGAAAAGATGTTTGGTATCAAATTGGACAACTGATTCATCAGTTACACCACCATCAAGTTTGCCATACTGATCTCAATGCGCATAATATTTTATTGCAACAACAAGATAAGATGATAAAGTTATGGTTAATTGATTTTGATAAATGTCGTATCCGTCAAGGCGAGAAGTGGAAAGCTGAAAACTTAGCGAGATTACACCGTTCGTTCCATAAAGAAGCTAAACGAATGCAGATTCACTTTGACAATGCGGATTGGCAACAGTTATTAAAGGGGTATTATGCCTAATATCAATTTTCTCTTTGTTGTAAAGCAGTAGCTACGGGGGCTGGCACTAAGCTACTTACATCACCACGATGTAAGACAATTTCACGAATCATTGTTGATGATAGATAAGCCCATTTAGCAGAAGGCGGAAAGAATAAACTTTCTACGCCTTTACTTAAAAGTCGGTTTAATTGAGCGAGTTGTACTTCATACTCAAAATCAGCAACGGTTCTTACCCCACGAATAATTCCACTGAATTGGCGTTCTTTAAGTAAATCGGCGAGCAAGCCATTAAAGCCC is part of the Mergibacter septicus genome and encodes:
- a CDS encoding 3-deoxy-D-manno-octulosonic acid kinase; amino-acid sequence: MMTKKIEYLFQPPLQAIKDEWFQPVAWYLKNRVVATAKGRGVTWFLESQDLFGINAVLRHYYRGGMVGKFVKDRYYFQHLEMTRSFAEFRLLQYLYQQGLPVPYPIAARVIKQGCFYQADILLQRIENAQDLTKVLQQAPLRKDVWYQIGQLIHQLHHHQVCHTDLNAHNILLQQQDKMIKLWLIDFDKCRIRQGEKWKAENLARLHRSFHKEAKRMQIHFDNADWQQLLKGYYA
- the coaD gene encoding pantetheine-phosphate adenylyltransferase, translated to MTLQSSVKTVIYPGTFDPITYGHLDIIQRASALFPQVLVAVAENPSKKPMFSLAERVKLVEQSVADFSNVKVEGFNGLLADLLKERQFSGIIRGVRTVADFEYEVQLAQLNRLLSKGVESLFFPPSAKWAYLSSTMIREIVLHRGDVSSLVPAPVATALQQREN